One segment of Asterias rubens chromosome 2, eAstRub1.3, whole genome shotgun sequence DNA contains the following:
- the LOC117307451 gene encoding uncharacterized protein LOC117307451, which translates to MIVTHSVDLPTITLPNSALSGVQLVTKEDCKGFTVYEARIPANAVVPLRSPDDTKSFHIYYCISGNGKSTAQDGDRKDVTPDTVVALSCDVTFELTVAAESGMRLFVTYCPAVDVESKSLAVVRHLSELLGTERDIDWGKGNSRRFLIKEDGFPLGLHNTWVYPKTSTRLGYQNHIEGVYYISGQVTYSWEDTSGEWVHADTKTNTENGTNYLMNIHDPHIVKSDEKDCYCICIFDPVLNGKENHTLTEDGFSGYEHSK; encoded by the coding sequence ATGATTGTCACCCATTCTGTCGATCTTCCAACGATAACCCTgccgaacagcgccctcagcgGTGTTCAGTTGGTCACCAAGGAAGATTGCAAAGGATTCACAGTCTACGAGGCACGCATACCAGCGAATGCAGTGGTTCCGTTAAGATCCCCTGACGACACGAAAAGCTTCCACATCTACTACTGCATCAGTGGAAATGGTAAAAGCACCGCACAAGATGGCGACCGAAAAGACGTCACCCCAGACACTGTGGTGGCGCTCTCCTGTGACGTCACATTCGAGTTGACGGTAGCTGCAGAGAGTGGAATGCGGTTGTTCGTAACCTACTGTCCAGCCGTTGACGTGGAGAGTAAATCGCTAGCTGTGGTTCGACACTTATCCGAACTGCTCGGCACAGAGAGAGATATCGACTGGGGAAAAGGCAACAGTCGGCGATTTCTCATAAAGGAAGATGGCTTCCCGTTGGGCCTCCACAACACGTGGGTGTACCCTAAGACGTCAACAAGGTTGGGATATCAGAACCACATCGAGGGTGTCTACTACATTTCAGGTCAGGTGACCTATAGTTGGGAGGATACCAGCGGCGAATGGGTGCACGCAGACACGAAGACAAACACGGAGAACGGGACCAACTAcctgatgaatattcatgatcCTCACATCGTGAAATCTGATGAGAAAGATTGCTACTGCATATGCATTTTTGATCCCGTTTTGAATGGGAAAGAAAACCACACTCTTACCGAAGACGGGTTTTCAGGATACGAACATTCAAAATGA
- the LOC117305248 gene encoding L-ectoine synthase-like, whose translation MRVFLAYRQDADGECKSLAVVRHLSELVGTERDVDWTSGRSHRYLIKEDGFPIGLHNTSVYAKTKSKLEYRNHIESVYYIAGKATYHWADTNGKWVKEETKIDKDNGTTFFMNLNDPHLVEIDDKESCCLCIFDPVLGGKETHDLSQEKFSIYEA comes from the coding sequence ATGCGCGTTTTCTTAGCCTACCGTCAAGACGCTGATGGAGAGTGTAAATCACTTGCAGTGGTGCGACACCTATCGGAGTTGGTCGGCACGGAAAGGGATGTCGACTGGACGTCAGGACGCAGTCATCGATACCTCATCAAGGAAGACGGGTTTCCAATCGGTCTCCacaacacatcggtgtacgcTAAGACAAAGTCAAAGCTTGAGTATCGAAACCACATCGAGAGTGTTTACTACATCGCAGGGAAGGCGACCTATCACTGGGCCGATACCAATGGCAAATGGGTCAAAGAAGAAACCAAGATTGACAAAGACAACGGTACCACCTTCTTTATGAATCTGAATGACCCTCACTTGGTGGAGATCGACGATAAAGAGTCTTGTTGCCTATGTATCTTTGATCCCGTTTTGGGCGGGAAAGAAACACATGATTTGAGCCAGGAAAAGTTCTCTATTTACGAAGCTTGA